A stretch of Heptranchias perlo isolate sHepPer1 chromosome 1, sHepPer1.hap1, whole genome shotgun sequence DNA encodes these proteins:
- the LOC137332089 gene encoding general transcription factor IIE subunit 1-like yields MGDQKVITEVPAALKRLAKYVVRGFYGVEYSLVLDILIRYPCVKEDDLQQLLKFEKKQLRSVLNTLKSDKFLKSQIRVETNPDGKSSRHNYYHINYKLLVDVVKYKLDHMRRKIEADERNSTTRSSFKCPLCFSTFTDLEVNHLFDPCTGNFNCTYCQTEVEEDASAIPKRDARTLLATFNEQIEPIYALLHETEDIALPHELLEPQPTEIPELALSQDQKTYCLANNAYPERWSNKALCSDLYEQNIVVNVQESDGKTKKKPKKPVKPQPIWMTTSTVESVSLDLVESSVENTAAEILDQNTNSKNKTLSHEVIKTLMIHEKKTSAAATFTSNANRSEPDSETSESEEESKNAKPPTKLDLQEEEEEEEFELEKPTIMVAGKPHLYSEVSQHPELVSLMTEEERESYISTCQEMFHLMYD; encoded by the exons ATGGGAGACCAAAAAGTAATTACAGAAGTTCCAGCAGCTTTAAAACGTTTGGCGAAATACGTAGTGCGAGGATTCTATGGGGTGGAATATTCCCTCGTCCTTGATATTCTTATTCGCTACCCCTGTGTGAAGGAGGATGATTTGCAACAACTACTGAAGTTTGAGAAGAAGCAACTCCGATCCGTTCTCAACACACTGAAATCTGACAAGTTTCTTAAAAGTCAAATAAGAGTTGAAACAAATCCTGACGGGAAGAGTTCCAGACATAATTACTACCACATCAACTACAAGCTGCTGGTAGATGTTGTGAAATACAAGCTGGACCATATGCGCAGAAAGATTGAAGCAGACGAGAGAAATTCAACCACAAGATCTTCTTTTAAATGTCCGCTCTGTTTCAGCACATTCACTGATTTGGAAGTCAATCATTTGTTTGACCCTTGCACAG GCAATTTTAACTGCACTTACTGTCAGACTGAGGTagaagaggatgcctctgcaatACCTAAACGAGATGCTCGAACCCTTCTAGCAACATTTAACGAACAAATTGAACCAATCTATGCACTTTTACATGAAACCGAAGATATTGCTCTTCCACATGAGCTTCTGGAACCACAACCAACTGAGATTCCTGAACTGGCACTAAG CCAGGATCAGAAGACTTACTGTCTTGCAAATAATGCTTATCCAGAAAGATGGTCAAACAAAGCACTTTGCAGTGACCTGTATGAACAAAACATTGTGGTAAATGTCCAAGAATCTGATGGCAAAACTAAGAAAAAACCCAAGAAGCCTGTTAAACCACAGCCCATTTGGATGACCACAAGTACTGTTGAGTCAGTCAGTTTGGATTTGGTGGAGAGCTCAGTTG AAAATACTGCTGCTGAAATTCTTGATCAAAATACAAATTCAAAGAACAAGACTCTAAGTCACGAGGTCATAAAAACACTTATGATTCATGAGAAAAAAACATCAGCTGCAGCAACCTTCACTTCAAATGCTAATCGGAGCGAACCAGATAGTGAGACCAGTGAATCAGAGGAGGAGTCGAAGAATGCAAAACCACCTACAAAATTAGACCttcaggaagaggaagaggaagaggagtttgagttAGAGAAGCCTACAATTATGGTTGCTGGGAAGCCCCACCTCTACAGTGAAGTTAGTCAACATCCTGAATTAGTATCTTTGATGACTGAAGAAGAACGAGAGAGTTACATTAGTACTTGCCAAGAGATGTTCCATTTAATGTATGATTAA